From the genome of Leifsonia sp. 1010:
GTTCTCGATCGTCGGCCTGTTCATCGGCGCGACGCTCGCCGACCGCATCCTGCTCTGCGCGCTCGTCCCGTTGTCGATCCTGGCGCTGATCGGGCACTTCGTGACCATCATGGCGTCTCGGCGGGTCCGTGGCTGAGCTGCCCGCGATCGCGGTCGTGGTGCTCACGCAGGGCTCCCGGCCGGTCGAGCTGCGCCGCGGCGTGGAGTCGGTGCTCGCCCAGGAGGGCGTGACCACCGACATCGTCGTGGTCGGCAATGGATGGGATCCGGCCACCGCAGACCCGGCGCTTCCCGCCGGCGTGCACGTGCTCGCCCTGCCCGAGAACGTGGGCATCCCCGCCGGACGCAATGCCGGGGTGCCGCTGGTGCGCGGCGAGTGGCTGTTCTTCCTCGACGACGACGCGGACATCCCCTCGCGCACGTTCCTGGCGGACGCCGTGGCCAAGCTCCGTGACGACCCCGGCATCGGGATGCTGCAGCCCCGGCTTCGCGTGCCCGACGGCACCCCGGCGCCCCGGCGCTGGATCCCGCGCATCCGCAAGGGCGACCCGGAACGCTCCAGCAACGTGTTCGCCGTGCTCGAGGCCGCCGTGGTCCTCCCGCGTGCCGTCTTCGAGCGGGCCGGCGGCTGGGCCGATCCCTTCTTCTACGCGCACGAGGGCATCGACCTCGCCTGGAAGGTCTGGGACCAGGGAAGGCGCGTCTGGTACGCGGGCGACCTCGTGGCGGAGCATCCGTCCGTGTCGCCGACCCGGCACTCCTACTACTACCGGCTCAACGCGCGGAACCGCGTCTGGCTGGCCCGCCGCAACCTGCCGGCCGTGCTCATCCCGCTCTACGTCGGATCGTGGACGGGCATTCAGCTGCTGCGCTGGTTCCGCAAGCCCGCTGTCTTACGCGCGTGGTTCGGCGGTTGGGCCGAGGGCTGGCGCACCGATCCGGGCGAGCGACGCCCGCTGCGGTGGAGGACCGTGGCGCGGATGACGGCCGCAGGACGGCCACCGATCGTCTGAACGCCCGGTGGGCCGTGTGGATGCGGTCAGCCGACCTGGCGCCGGCTTCCGGCCTCGCCATCGTCAGTTGAGCCGTCAGCAGCCGCCCCACCGTCTGCAGGCGCCTCGGCCTGAGCACCGGACGAACCGGGCTCGATGACGTACGGACCCCGCGGCAGCTCGGACTCAAAGGCCTCCGTCGGCGCATCCTTCCGCCGCCCGCGACGGGGGAGTGCGCCCCGGAGCACAGTGCCCACCCGGACCACGCGCGTACCGGTCGCCGTTCCGAGGCGACGCACGGCTCCCGGGCCTTCGTTCGGGGTGAGGACCTCGGGTATGACGAGCGGTGCCGGTCCGAAGGCGAGACGCGCGTTCTGCACGACGCGCCGGCCGAGGATGTTGTTGCCTGTACCGCCGATGACGGCGCCGACGCCGAACGGGATGGCGCGGGCCAGGATGCTCGCCCCGCCGCGCACGGCGAACTGGCGGATGAACGCGTTCTTCAGCCGGTCGACCAGCGGGCCGACGACCATGCTCGGAAGTGTCGAGGTGACGAGCTCTCCCCAGTACGCGGTGCGCGTCACACCGCCTCCGCCGAACTGGCCGGCCAACTGGCGCACGAGGTCGGATCCCTCTTTGCCGAGCATCATCGTGAGCACGAGAGCCCTGGCGCGCTCGGGGTCGTCGACGGCGATGCCGTGCAGCTCGCTCATCGACTGCGCGTACAGCGCGGTCGCCTCCAGGAACCCGGCCGTCTCGAGTCCCGAGAGGGCCAGCGTGATGCCGGTGCCGATCGCCGGGATGACGGCGGTGGCTCCGACCGCGGCGCCGCCGCTGGTCACGGCGGCGAGATACCGGCGTTCGAGGATGCGGGCCAGTTCGTCCGCCGAGGCGTCCGGGTGTCGGCGGCGGATGCTGCGCAGGTGCGCCACCACGACCGGCCGTTGGATGCCGAGAAAGCGGTCCAGGGTCGTGTTCACCGCGCGGGGCGTGTCTCCGCCGCGGGCGAGTCCTCCGGTGACGGAGATGATCGGTTGCTGCTTCTTAGCCATCTCCTCAGAGTGTAGGCCGGTTCCCGATCAAGACGACCGGCGGCGCCGTTCCCGGGCGCTGAGGTATTCGCGCGCCGACAGGACGCGGACGTCGCTCGGCAGGTGCTCCGTCGAGATGTCCTGCGTGAGCGTCGAGACGTCGGTCCCGAGCACTGCCGCGATGCGCATCATGGTCAGCAGGCTCGGGTTGGCCCCTCCACGCTCGATCTTGCCGAAGTTGGTCACATGCATGGCGGCGAGACTCGCGATCGCCTCTTGGCTGAGGCCCAGGCGGACACGGGCACGACGGATGCGTTCGCCGAGCAGGAGGGCGGCGGTCCCTGCGGGGTTCTTCATAGTTCATCAGTGAAGAGCCGAACGCCCCTTCTGCTCCAGAGCACGAGCACCCTGAACCTCGAACCTCACGCGTTGGTCGCCGAAAATGCCGGTGATGCCCGTATTCGGTGGGAGCCCTCCGGGCAGCGCGCGCGACCCGGAGGGCTCTCGTCAGAAGCTGATCTGCCAGAGGTACTCGCGGCCGTCGGGCGGGAACCAGCGAACGACGAGCACCGTGTCGCGGGCGGGCTCCGGGCCGGAGAGGCTCGCCCGGACCGCCTCGCCAGGCGACACGGAGGTGGGCGCGCTGACCCGCAACCGGGCGCTTCCGGAGACGCTCAGGGTGACACCGCTCAGCGTCTCCTTGCCCGTGTTGACCAGGCGGTAGTGGGGCGCCGCGGAGCGGTCGACCCGCCACGGGACGCGGTACGCCAGGCGGCGCGGACGAGGGGCGGAGGAGGGACTGCGAAGAAACCGGAGACGATTCATGCGACGACGCTAACCAGCCCCTCCGACGCTCGACGCCCCGAAATCGGGCACGAACACCACTTCCGGGGAGAACCCGCCGAAATCTTTTCTGGGGACGGTTTCACGCCCTGGGGAGAAGTTCGCGCTCAGGTGCCGTAATCGGAGTTGTACAGCTCCAGCACATCCCCGATCGGGCCGTCGAGCACGAGCGCGCCCTTGTCGAGGTAGAGCCCGCGTTCGCAGAAGCGCCGCAGATCCTTCTCGTTGTGCGAGACGAAGAACAGGGTCCGCCCGCCCGCGAGAAGCTCTTCGATGCGCCGGTAGCACTTCTCCCGGAACCCCCGGTCGCCGACGGCCAGCACCTCGTCGACGAGCAGGACCGGCTCCTCGAGCTGCGAGATGACGGAGAAGGCGATGCGCACCTTCATGCCGCTCGACAGGTGCTTGTACGGGGTGTCGACGAAGTCGCCGATCTCGGCGAAGTCGATGATCTCGCCGAAACGTTCGTCGATCTGGGAGCGCGTCATGCCGTGCAGGCCGGCCGTCAGGTAGACGTTGTCGCGCACCGTCAGGTCGTCGACGAATCCACCCGTGATCTCGATCAGCGGGGCGACGCCGTCACGTACGGTCACGGTTCCCTCGTCCGGCAGCATGACGCCGGCGACGAGCTTCAGCAGCGTCGACTTGCCCTGGCCGTTGCGGCCGACGACGCCGATCGCCTCACCCGGCTGCACGTCGAAGCTGACGTTGCGGAGTGCCCAGAAGTCGTCAGGGCGCACCCGGCGCTCCCGGGTGGAGAAGAGGTCCTTGAACGAGCGGCGGGCGCCGCGGTTGCGGCGGAAGCGCACGCCGAGACCGTCGACGGCGATGACGGGGGGCACTCAGATCTCCTTCAGGACGTCGCGCTCGAAGTGCTTGAAGACGAGCCAGCCGATTCCCAGCAGCACCAGCGACATCGCCGCGCTGACGCCGACCAGGAACCAGTCGAGCTCCTCGGCGAAGAACGCGGAGCGGTAGAGGCTGAAGATGCCGGTGAGCGGGTTGAACGCCGACCAGAAGTGCAGCGAGAACAGCACGTCCGTCTGGGCGCCGGGGTGGGCGGTCAAGTAGGCGGCGCAGTGCCGCGCGGCGACGCCGGCCCCGCACCCGCCGGGCAGGTCACGGGCGCTGTAGATGATGGGGGAGGCGTAGAAGAGGAAGCGGAGGGCCAACTTCACGGCGCGCTCCAGGTCGCGGAAGAACACGACGAGCGGCGCCACGATCAGCCCGACGCCGATGGTCAGCACCGTCTGGATGAGGATCGCGACCGGGAAGAGCAGCACGTCGACATTGAGGCGCGCGCCCGTGAGCACGGCGAAGAACGCCAGCACCGGCAGGGACAGCAGGAACTCGATGCCCTTGGACGCCACGATCCGGTTCACCCAGATGGTCCGCGGGATCATCGTCGAACGGATCAGCTTCGCCTCGCGGATGAACGCGCGTGTGCTGTCCGAGACGGCGCCGTTGAACCACATCCACGGCAGTAGGGCGGCGAGCAGGAAGACGATGTAGGGGTTCTCGCCGACATCGCGCTTGAAGATGACCGTGAAGACGAACCAGTAGATCGCGCTCATCACGAGCGGATCGAGGATCGACCACAGGTAGCCGAGGACGCTCGTCGAGTAGCGGACGCGGAGGTCGCGCTTGGTCAGCAGCCAGAGCGAGTGCCGGTAGCGCGAGAAGCGCGAACGCTGCGCAGGGCGCACTTCAGTCGGGATACTGGTCACGAGAACCCATCGTATTGATCGAAGCCGCGTGAAAGCTCACGCCGACATCCGACTATACGAAAAGATTCGCGCGCTCCAGGTCCTCCTGGAAGTCGACCTCGACGGCGTACAGGTCGGAGATGTCCACCGGCTCGACCAGCATGCGGTCCTGCTCGATCGCCAGCTCGATGCCGCGCTCGAAGTAGTCCTGGTCGCCGACGCGCTGCAGCTGACGCAGCAGGGCGGCTTTGTCGCCGGAGGACACGTAGTTGATGCCGACGGCCTCGCCGAGACCGCCCTTGACGGTCTTGGACAGCTCGTGGATGTAGCCCTCCGGGCCGGTCGTGTACTTGACCTCCTCGTCCGCGACGGACGAGGTGTTCACGGTCACGAAGGTCTGGTCGCGGGCCACCATGGCGGCACCGCGCACGAGGACGGCCGGGTCGAAGACCACGTCGCCGTTCATCCAGAGCACCCCGCCGGGGCCGGATGCCTGCAGGGCGCGCATGAGGCTCTTGGAGGTGTTGGTCTGGTCGTACTGCTCGTTGTAGACGAACTGGGCGTCGGGGAAGGCCTCGATGATGTGCTCCAGCTTGTAGCCGACGACGATCGTCACCTGGGCGTCCTTGCCGAAGGCTGCATGGATGTTGTCGAACTGCTGCTGCATGATGGTGCGGCCGTCGTTCAGCTCGGTCAGCGGCTTCGGAAGGCTCCGTCCGAGTCGGCTTCCCATGCCGGCCGCGAGAATCACTACCTGGGTCGTCACAATCATCTCCTTGTCCTACGCGGCCCGGCCGTGTGCAGCGACTTCGTTCGTCGCCGCCGGCCTCGCCCGGGAGAGGCTCACCCAGGAATTCATCCGCGCTTACGCGTTTAGACACCCCTTCATGCCTCCCACAGACTACCGGGGGGCATACTCGGGGGGCAGGGGTTGACGGATGTCGTTGTTGGGTCGTTATGTTCCTCACAGGACATTCGGAGCAGACCGATCGCGTCACGCTCGTGCGGGGGGTACGCAGGCACGCGGGTATTGGTACGTTAGCGGGGTGAGTTCCGAGCACGCGCGTCCCCAGAGCACCGAGCCCGAGGAGGATCGGGCGCCGGAAGCGGCGGAGACGGCGAAACGGCATTCACAGAGGGGGGACACCATGGCGGAGGCTGCAGAGCCGACGACCGCGCAGGGCGGGGCCGACACCGGCCCGGCACCACGGGCGAAGCGCGCCCCGGCGAAGACGGCTGCGGCCGCCGCCGGAACGAGCACGCGCGCCCCGCGGACGAGAACGACCGCGGCGAAGCCGCGACAGAGTGCACGCACGAAGACCGAGACGGCCGCGGCGGGCGCCGCCCCGACGGTCGTCCTGGAGGCGCCGACGCCGGCGGACACCCGGCCGACGGTGCTGGCCATCAGCGGCGTGCAGAAGCGCTACGGCGACACGGTCGCCGTCGACGGGGTGACCCTCGACATCAGGGAAGGCTCCTTCTACGGGATCGTCGGCCCGAACGGCGCGGGCAAGACGACGACGCTCTCGATCGTCACCGGCCTGCTCCGGCCGGACGCCGGTCGTGTCGTCGTCCACGGCGTCGATGTCTGGGCCGAGCCCGTCCGTGCGAAGCACATCATCGGCGTGCTGCCCGACAAGCTCCGACTGTTCGACCGCCTCACCGGCGCCCAGTTCCTCCGTTACGCGGGCACACTGCGCGGGTTGAGCGCCAAGACCGTCCGGGCTCGGACCGGCGACCTCGCTGCCGCGTTCGGCATCGAGGACGCGCTCGACCGCCTCGTCGCCGACTATTCGGCCGGCATGACCAAGAAGATCGCCCTGGCCGCCGCCATGATCCACTCGCCGCGGCTTCTCGTGCTCGACGAGCCGTTCGAGTCGGTCGACCCGGTGTCGGCAGCGAACATCATCGACATCCTGCAGCGCTACACCGCCGCAGGCGGAACGGTCGTCGTCTCGAGCCACGGCATGGACATGATCCAGCGCGTGTGCGACAGCGTGGCCATCATCGTCCGCGGGCAGGTGCTGGCCTCCGGGACCATCGACGAGGTGCGCGGCGAGCAGACGCTGGAAGAGCGCTTCGTCGACCTGGCCGGCGGTCGTAAGGCAGCGGAAGGCATGGAGTGGTTGCACAGTTTCTCGGACTGAAGCTGCGGATCATGGGCAACGCCTTCCGGCGGAGCCCGTGGCAGATCTTCGGCCTGGTGATCGGGCTGCTCTACGGAGGGTTCATCACCGTCCTCGTCGTCGGCTCGCTGGTCGCCGCACGGCTCGTCCCGGATGTCGCGGCGACGCACAGCGTGCTCGTCGTCATCGGCTCGGTGGTGCTCGCCGGGTTCGCCCTGCTCCCGCTGCTCTTCGGCGTCGACGACACGCTCGACCCGCGGGAGTTCGCGCTGTTCGGCCTCCCGAACCGGACGCTCGCCACCGGCCTGCTCCTCGCCGGGCTCCTCGGCATCCCGTCGCTCGTGCTCATCATCTGCGCGGCGACCACCGTCGTCACCTGGTCGCAGAACCCCGGAACAGTGCTCGTCGCGCTGATCTGCGCGGTCGTCGTGGTGCTCACCTGTGTGCTGGCCTCGCGCGTCACGACCGCGATCGCCCACTCGATGCTGTCGACGCGCCGCTCCCGCGAGGCGGGCGGCGTCATCGGCATCCTGCTGCTCGTGCTCATCGGCCCCGTGCTGCTCCTGCTCGTCACGGTCGACTGGGGCCGCGACGGCCTCGGAGCCCTCGGCGGCGCGGCCGGCTGGCTGGCGTGGACGCCCCTCGGCGCCATGTGGTCGGCGCCGGGCGCCGCCGCGCAGGGCGACTGGGGCGTTGCCGTGCTGCAGCTGATCATCGCGCTCGTCACGCTCGGCCTGCTCTGGCTGGGCTGGACGGCGCTCGTCGCCTATGTCGTCGCGTCGCCCGAACGCGAGCAGCGGTCGAAGGACTACCACGGCCTCGGCTGGTTCGACCGGCTGCCCGGCGGCCCGACCGCCGCGATCGCCGCGCGCTCGATGACCTACTGGGGCAGGGATGCGCGCTACTGGGTGTCGATCGTCCTCATCCCGGTGATCCCGGTCGCTGTGGTGGTCGCCCTCGCCCTCGCCGGGCTCCCGTGGCACTTCATCGCGCTCGTGCCGCTGCCGCTGGTGTGCCTGTTCCTCGGCTGGAGCATCCACAACGACCTGGCGTACGACAGCACCGCGATCTGGCTGCACCTCGTGTCAGGGACGCGCGGCATGGCGGACCGCGCCGGGCGGATGTTCCCGCCGGTCGTGGTGGGCATCCCGGTGCTCGTGGTCGGCTCCATCGCCACGACGATCGTCTTCGGCGACTGGGCCGTGCTGCCGTCGGTCGCCGCACTGAGCGGGGCGATCCTCGTCATCGGCCTGGGCCTCTCCAGCATCTCGTCCGCGCTGTTCCCGTACCCGGCGACCAAGCCGGGCGACAGCGCGTTCACCCAGCCGCAGACCTCGGGCGCCTCCGCAGCGCTGGTCCAGTCGCTGAGCTTCTTCGCCATCCTGATCCTCGCCTCGCCGGTGCTGGTCTTCCTCGTGCTCGGGATCACCGTCAACGCGTTCTGGCTGGCCGTCGCACCGGTCGCGGCGGTGCTGATCGGCTTCGCCACCCTGTTCTTCGGGATCTGGCTGGGCGGCCGGGTGTTCGACCGCCGCGGGCCCGAGATCATGGCCTTCGCGAACCGCAACGACTGAGCGGGTGCCCGTCGGGGGCCCGACGCATCCATCCGTACGGCGTCTAAACTGGTGGCATGAACGAAGCGAGCATCTCCGAGCCGGGCGGCCAGCCGAGCGGCGGCGGAGCGACGACGCTCGACCGCGAGCTCGAAGAGCTCCTGCAGAGCCAGGAGCCGGGCGACCACGAGCGGTTCTCGCACTACGTAAAGAAGGAGCAGATCCTCGAGTCGGCTCTCACGGGCAAGCCGGTCAAGGCGCTGTGCGGCAAGATGTGGACGCCGAACCGCGACCCCGAGAAGTTCCCGGTGTGCCCGACCTGCCGCGAGATCTACGAGGGCCTGCAGGGCGAGTAGCCTCGGGCCACGTCGCCCGGCCGGGCTCAGCCGAAGAGCGTGGGCAGCACGGGGTCGCCGCGGCCCAGACGGAACGCCTCGTCCGGCAGCTCCGCCATGGCGAGCGCGCGGTGCTCGCGCGCCCGGCGCGTCCCCTCGACGCCCAGGTGCTCGCGGTGCACCTCGCCGTCCGTGATCAGCGGCACCAGGAGGTCGCGCCCGCTGTCGTCCGGCGTGTCTCCCTTCTCGACGATGTGCACCACCTCGGCGACCGCCGTCCCGCGCGCGTCGAGCCGGCGGATCGGGTGCTTGCGGCCGCCGATGCTGGCCTTGCCGTCCGACTTCTTCGCCACGGAGATCCACTCGCCTCCGTCGCCGCCGCGGTGCGCGACGAGCTTGTAGACCATGCCGGAGGCGGGATGCCCGGAGCCGGTCACGACGGATGTGCCGACCCCGTAGGAGTCGACGGGGGAGGCGGCGAGAGCGGCGATCGTGAACTCGTCGAGGTCGTTGGTGACGGTGATGCGGGTCTTCGTGGCGCCGAGGGAGTCGAGCTGCTCGCGCACCTGCTTCACCAGCTTGGGCAGGTCGCCCGAATCGAGCCGCACGGCGCCGAGCTCGGGACCGGCCACCTTCACGGCGGTCTCGATCGCTTTCTCGACGTCGAAGGTGTCGACCAGGAGCGTGGTGCCGGGGCCGAGCGCATCCACCTGGGCCCGGAAGGCGTCTTCCTCGGAGTCGTGCAGCAGTGTGAAGGCGTGCGCAGCCGTCCCCATCGTCGGCACGCCCCAGGTGCGGCCGGCTTCGAGGTTGGACGTCGCCGAGAATCCGGCGATGAAGGCGGCGCGGGCGGCGGCGACCGCCGAGCGCTCGTTCGCGCGGCGTGAACCCATCTCGGCCAGCGGGCGGGCGCCCGCCGCGGCCACCATGCGGGCTGCCGCTGAGGCCACGGCCGAGTCGTAGTTGAAGACGCTCAGTAAGAGGGTCTCGAGGATGACGCCCTCGGCGAAAGGCGCGTCCACGATGAAGAACGGCGATCCGGGGAAGAACAGCTCGCCCTCGCGGTAGCCGCGGATCGTGCCGGAGAAGCGGTAGTCGGCGAGCCAGTCGATGGTCTCGTCGCGCACGACGTGGTTGTCGCGCAGGTACTGGAGCTCCGCATCCTGGAACCGGAACTGCTCGATCAGCTCCAGAAGCCGTCCCGTCCCGGCGAGCACCCCGTAACGGCGGCCGGCGGGAAGTCTGCGCGTGAACGCCTCGAAGACGCATTCGCGGTCGTGCGTGCCGGCGAGCAGCGCGGCGTCGAGCATCGTGAGCTCGTAGCGGTCGGTCAGCAGGGCGGAGGACGCGGCTCTCTCGGTCACGCCGCCCAGCCTACTCACGCCCTCCGGCGGGGATGGACCGGTAGGCTGGAGTGCTGTGACGGATGCGCCGATTGGGATCTTCGACTCGGGTGTGGGCGGGCTGACCGTCGCCCGGGCGATCCGCGATCAGCTGCCCAACGAGTCCATCCTCTACGTCGGCGACACCGCGCACTCCCCGTACGGGCCGAAGTCGATCGCGGATGTGCGGCGCTACTCGCTCGAAGTGCTCGACTTCCTCGTCGACCAGGGCGTCAAGATGCTCGTCATCGCGTGCAACACCGCGTCCTCCGCCATGCTGCGGGATGCGCGCGAGCGGTACGACGTGCCGGTGATCGAGGTCATCCAGCCGGCTGTCCGGCGTGCCGTCTCGGCGACGCGCACCGGCCGGGTCGGGGTGATCGGCACGGTCGGCACCATCGCCTCGCGCGCCTACGAGGACGCCTTCGCGGCCGCACCGACCCTCCGGCTGTTCACGCAGGCGTGCCCGCGGTTCGTCGAGTTCGTGGAGGCGGGGGTCACCAGCGGCGAGGAGGTGCTGCGCGTCACCGCCGAGTACCTTCAGCCGCTCCGCGACGCCGACGTCGACACGCTGGTGCTCGGCTGCACGCACTACCCGTTCCTGAAGGGCGCGATCTCATACGTGATGGGGGAGGGCGTCTCGCTCGTATCCAGCGACACCGAGACGGCCAAGGACGTCTACCGCACCCTCGTCGGCCAGGGGCTCGAGCGCCGCTCGCCGCTGCCGCCGACCATCCACTACGAAGCCACCGGCTCGGACGCCGACACCTTCCTGCGCCTGGCGCACCGGTTCATCGGCCCCGAGGTCTCGCAGGTCGACCTGGTGCACACCGGCGTCATCGACCTCCCGCTCTGACCATCCCATCCACCCCCACCGAGCGATCGATCCCACCGAGGAGACCTGAGTGACCGACATCACCCGCGCCGACGGGCGCACCCCGGACCAGCTGCGTCCCGTGACCATCGAGCGGGGCTGGAGCCGCCAGGCCGAGGGCTCGGCGCTCATCTCCTTCGGCAACACCCGCGTGCTCTGCACCGCCTCCTTCACCAACGGCGTCCCGCGCTGGATGTCGGGCAAGGGCCGCGGCTGGGTCACGGCCGAGTACGCCATGCTTCCGCGCTCGACGAACGAGCGCATGGACCGGGAGTCGGTGAAGGGACGGGTCGGGGGCCGCACGCACGAGATCAGCCGCCTGGTGGGCCGCAGCCTCCGGGCCGTCGTCGACATGAAGGCGCTCGGCGAGAACACGATCGTCCTCGACTGCGACGTGCTGCAGGCCGACGGCGGCACACGCACCGCCGCGATCACCGGCGCGTACGTCGCGCTGGCGGAAGCGCTCGAGTGGGGTCGCGAGCACCGCTTCATCGGTCAGAAGGCGACGCCTCTGATCGACTCGGTCTCCGCCGTCTCCGTCGGCATCATCGACGGGACGCCGATGCTCGACCTCGCCTACGTCGAAGATGT
Proteins encoded in this window:
- a CDS encoding glycosyltransferase; translation: MAELPAIAVVVLTQGSRPVELRRGVESVLAQEGVTTDIVVVGNGWDPATADPALPAGVHVLALPENVGIPAGRNAGVPLVRGEWLFFLDDDADIPSRTFLADAVAKLRDDPGIGMLQPRLRVPDGTPAPRRWIPRIRKGDPERSSNVFAVLEAAVVLPRAVFERAGGWADPFFYAHEGIDLAWKVWDQGRRVWYAGDLVAEHPSVSPTRHSYYYRLNARNRVWLARRNLPAVLIPLYVGSWTGIQLLRWFRKPAVLRAWFGGWAEGWRTDPGERRPLRWRTVARMTAAGRPPIV
- a CDS encoding helix-turn-helix domain-containing protein, with the translated sequence MKNPAGTAALLLGERIRRARVRLGLSQEAIASLAAMHVTNFGKIERGGANPSLLTMMRIAAVLGTDVSTLTQDISTEHLPSDVRVLSAREYLSARERRRRSS
- a CDS encoding ABC transporter ATP-binding protein, whose amino-acid sequence is MPPVIAVDGLGVRFRRNRGARRSFKDLFSTRERRVRPDDFWALRNVSFDVQPGEAIGVVGRNGQGKSTLLKLVAGVMLPDEGTVTVRDGVAPLIEITGGFVDDLTVRDNVYLTAGLHGMTRSQIDERFGEIIDFAEIGDFVDTPYKHLSSGMKVRIAFSVISQLEEPVLLVDEVLAVGDRGFREKCYRRIEELLAGGRTLFFVSHNEKDLRRFCERGLYLDKGALVLDGPIGDVLELYNSDYGT
- a CDS encoding ABC transporter permease, which translates into the protein MRPAQRSRFSRYRHSLWLLTKRDLRVRYSTSVLGYLWSILDPLVMSAIYWFVFTVIFKRDVGENPYIVFLLAALLPWMWFNGAVSDSTRAFIREAKLIRSTMIPRTIWVNRIVASKGIEFLLSLPVLAFFAVLTGARLNVDVLLFPVAILIQTVLTIGVGLIVAPLVVFFRDLERAVKLALRFLFYASPIIYSARDLPGGCGAGVAARHCAAYLTAHPGAQTDVLFSLHFWSAFNPLTGIFSLYRSAFFAEELDWFLVGVSAAMSLVLLGIGWLVFKHFERDVLKEI
- a CDS encoding phosphocholine cytidylyltransferase family protein; this encodes MTTQVVILAAGMGSRLGRSLPKPLTELNDGRTIMQQQFDNIHAAFGKDAQVTIVVGYKLEHIIEAFPDAQFVYNEQYDQTNTSKSLMRALQASGPGGVLWMNGDVVFDPAVLVRGAAMVARDQTFVTVNTSSVADEEVKYTTGPEGYIHELSKTVKGGLGEAVGINYVSSGDKAALLRQLQRVGDQDYFERGIELAIEQDRMLVEPVDISDLYAVEVDFQEDLERANLFV
- a CDS encoding ABC transporter ATP-binding protein, with product MAEAAEPTTAQGGADTGPAPRAKRAPAKTAAAAAGTSTRAPRTRTTAAKPRQSARTKTETAAAGAAPTVVLEAPTPADTRPTVLAISGVQKRYGDTVAVDGVTLDIREGSFYGIVGPNGAGKTTTLSIVTGLLRPDAGRVVVHGVDVWAEPVRAKHIIGVLPDKLRLFDRLTGAQFLRYAGTLRGLSAKTVRARTGDLAAAFGIEDALDRLVADYSAGMTKKIALAAAMIHSPRLLVLDEPFESVDPVSAANIIDILQRYTAAGGTVVVSSHGMDMIQRVCDSVAIIVRGQVLASGTIDEVRGEQTLEERFVDLAGGRKAAEGMEWLHSFSD
- a CDS encoding DUF3039 domain-containing protein, whose protein sequence is MNEASISEPGGQPSGGGATTLDRELEELLQSQEPGDHERFSHYVKKEQILESALTGKPVKALCGKMWTPNRDPEKFPVCPTCREIYEGLQGE
- a CDS encoding nicotinate phosphoribosyltransferase codes for the protein MTERAASSALLTDRYELTMLDAALLAGTHDRECVFEAFTRRLPAGRRYGVLAGTGRLLELIEQFRFQDAELQYLRDNHVVRDETIDWLADYRFSGTIRGYREGELFFPGSPFFIVDAPFAEGVILETLLLSVFNYDSAVASAAARMVAAAGARPLAEMGSRRANERSAVAAARAAFIAGFSATSNLEAGRTWGVPTMGTAAHAFTLLHDSEEDAFRAQVDALGPGTTLLVDTFDVEKAIETAVKVAGPELGAVRLDSGDLPKLVKQVREQLDSLGATKTRITVTNDLDEFTIAALAASPVDSYGVGTSVVTGSGHPASGMVYKLVAHRGGDGGEWISVAKKSDGKASIGGRKHPIRRLDARGTAVAEVVHIVEKGDTPDDSGRDLLVPLITDGEVHREHLGVEGTRRAREHRALAMAELPDEAFRLGRGDPVLPTLFG
- the murI gene encoding glutamate racemase, with the protein product MTDAPIGIFDSGVGGLTVARAIRDQLPNESILYVGDTAHSPYGPKSIADVRRYSLEVLDFLVDQGVKMLVIACNTASSAMLRDARERYDVPVIEVIQPAVRRAVSATRTGRVGVIGTVGTIASRAYEDAFAAAPTLRLFTQACPRFVEFVEAGVTSGEEVLRVTAEYLQPLRDADVDTLVLGCTHYPFLKGAISYVMGEGVSLVSSDTETAKDVYRTLVGQGLERRSPLPPTIHYEATGSDADTFLRLAHRFIGPEVSQVDLVHTGVIDLPL
- the rph gene encoding ribonuclease PH, which translates into the protein MTDITRADGRTPDQLRPVTIERGWSRQAEGSALISFGNTRVLCTASFTNGVPRWMSGKGRGWVTAEYAMLPRSTNERMDRESVKGRVGGRTHEISRLVGRSLRAVVDMKALGENTIVLDCDVLQADGGTRTAAITGAYVALAEALEWGREHRFIGQKATPLIDSVSAVSVGIIDGTPMLDLAYVEDVRAETDMNVVVTGRGLFVEVQGTAEGAPFDRGELNSLLDLALAGTTELADIQTAALAPAATAEA